From Halostella salina, one genomic window encodes:
- a CDS encoding potassium channel family protein, with translation MRFVIIGAGRVGLRTARVLREEGHEVTLVERGAEKAKRARNQGYEVIEGDGSREDVLNEAEIASADAVGALTGDLNVNFAACMIGKHHGCRTVLRIDEDYREEIYRKYAEEVDEIIYPERLGAIGAKNALLGGDIRAIADIAQNLQVVELTVTENAPTRGYTISELQLPADATVLAFGKRDEPLSIPSADESLEAGDRIVVLADFDVLSDVRQILVGEGGRAAAGGV, from the coding sequence ATGCGGTTCGTTATCATCGGAGCCGGGAGAGTCGGTCTGCGAACGGCACGCGTACTTCGGGAGGAGGGCCACGAGGTGACCCTCGTCGAGCGCGGTGCCGAGAAGGCCAAGCGCGCCCGCAACCAGGGCTACGAGGTCATCGAGGGCGACGGCTCCCGCGAGGACGTGCTGAACGAGGCGGAGATCGCCTCGGCCGACGCCGTCGGCGCGCTCACCGGCGACCTCAACGTCAACTTCGCGGCGTGTATGATCGGGAAACACCACGGCTGTCGGACGGTCCTCCGGATCGACGAGGACTACCGCGAGGAGATCTACCGGAAGTACGCCGAGGAGGTCGACGAGATCATCTACCCCGAACGGCTCGGGGCCATCGGCGCGAAGAACGCGCTGCTCGGCGGCGACATCCGCGCCATCGCGGACATCGCCCAGAACCTGCAGGTCGTCGAACTCACGGTGACCGAGAACGCGCCGACCCGGGGGTACACGATCAGCGAGCTACAGCTCCCGGCCGACGCGACGGTGCTCGCGTTCGGCAAGCGGGACGAACCGCTTTCGATCCCGAGCGCCGACGAGTCGCTGGAGGCGGGCGACCGGATCGTCGTCCTCGCGGACTTCGACGTGCTCTCGGACGTCCGCCAGATCCTCGTCGGCGAGGGCGGCCGCGCGGCCGCCGGAGGTGTGTAA
- a CDS encoding Lrp/AsnC family transcriptional regulator, translated as MVTAYVMIKANTGEADRLRDDIEAIDGVESAYIVAGDVDIIAKVNVDSPAEVKGIAATEVQSTDGVEDTQTYIAMD; from the coding sequence ATGGTGACAGCGTACGTCATGATCAAGGCGAACACGGGCGAGGCGGACCGGCTCAGAGACGACATCGAGGCCATCGACGGCGTCGAGTCGGCGTACATCGTCGCCGGGGACGTGGACATCATCGCGAAAGTGAACGTCGACTCCCCGGCGGAAGTGAAGGGGATCGCCGCGACGGAGGTCCAGTCAACCGACGGCGTAGAGGACACCCAGACGTACATCGCGATGGATTAG
- a CDS encoding WD40/YVTN/BNR-like repeat-containing protein, producing MGTHEGLYTARGTPFEAAERARDLGTVHAVDAVDGIGFLAATDAGLFRSREGRRWRDLGVPDDPVVSVAVSPDGTDCYAGTYPARVYRLPVDDWDDPTAEGWTECNGFRAVPARERWADRSPRDRGSQARTLAVHHDAPDRLIAGVEVGGVCVSDDRGESWTERANGVHDDVHHVLALSPDEYIAATGNGLYRTEDAGRTWTRQDTDFRDFWFNYYREAVAHDGAVYTAANGWGPEEGHGAVFVLREDGSMERLPLRGEDSPFVLSWATDGDRLFAGTMGVEDGFEQRAQSDVLVYGADGWSVAGTVPAGVKSVAVR from the coding sequence ATGGGAACGCACGAGGGACTGTACACTGCCCGCGGGACACCGTTCGAAGCGGCGGAGCGAGCGCGCGATCTCGGCACGGTCCACGCCGTCGACGCGGTCGACGGTATTGGCTTCCTTGCCGCGACCGACGCGGGGCTGTTCCGCTCCCGCGAGGGCCGCCGCTGGCGCGACCTCGGCGTCCCGGACGACCCCGTCGTCTCCGTCGCCGTCAGTCCCGACGGCACCGACTGTTACGCCGGTACCTATCCGGCGCGGGTCTACCGGCTGCCCGTCGACGACTGGGACGACCCGACCGCGGAGGGATGGACGGAGTGCAACGGGTTCCGCGCGGTCCCGGCGCGGGAGCGGTGGGCGGACCGCTCGCCGCGCGATCGGGGATCCCAGGCGCGGACGCTCGCCGTACATCACGACGCCCCGGACCGCCTCATCGCCGGGGTCGAGGTCGGCGGCGTGTGCGTGAGCGACGACCGCGGCGAGTCGTGGACCGAGCGGGCGAACGGCGTCCACGACGACGTGCACCACGTGCTGGCCCTGTCACCGGACGAGTACATCGCCGCCACCGGGAACGGCCTGTACCGGACCGAGGACGCGGGCCGCACGTGGACTCGCCAGGATACGGACTTCCGGGACTTCTGGTTCAACTACTACCGGGAGGCGGTGGCACACGACGGAGCGGTGTACACCGCGGCGAACGGCTGGGGGCCGGAAGAGGGTCACGGAGCGGTGTTTGTTCTCCGTGAGGACGGTAGCATGGAGCGCCTCCCGCTCCGGGGCGAGGACTCGCCGTTCGTCCTCTCGTGGGCGACCGACGGCGACCGGCTCTTCGCCGGAACGATGGGCGTCGAGGACGGGTTCGAGCAACGTGCCCAGTCGGACGTCCTGGTGTACGGTGCGGACGGCTGGTCGGTCGCTGGAACGGTGCCCGCCGGCGTCAAGTCCGTGGCCGTGCGGTGA
- a CDS encoding DUF5813 family protein — MTEDDGSATRDALAAHGAFEERDDGFACTTTPFDVTVTVEPAGEGRAGTFRLVERVPTLDAAVAGETVGEAVENGWYETLERRLEDAYDVVRSSDTGPVEVSRDGDEVRIELSVTAWDADQGADDAKALVDFVEGTYVQGVVPGYDYRDPVAELRGRARKRGERAAEGGDRDGTPL, encoded by the coding sequence ATGACTGAGGACGACGGATCCGCCACGCGGGACGCGCTCGCGGCCCACGGCGCGTTCGAGGAGCGGGACGACGGCTTCGCTTGCACGACGACCCCGTTCGACGTGACGGTCACGGTCGAGCCGGCAGGCGAGGGCCGCGCCGGGACGTTCCGACTGGTCGAACGGGTGCCGACGCTCGACGCCGCCGTCGCGGGCGAGACGGTCGGCGAGGCCGTCGAGAACGGCTGGTACGAGACGCTGGAGCGACGGCTCGAAGACGCTTACGACGTGGTCCGGTCGAGCGACACCGGTCCCGTCGAGGTGTCGCGGGACGGCGACGAGGTGCGGATCGAACTGTCGGTCACCGCCTGGGACGCCGACCAGGGGGCCGACGACGCCAAGGCGCTGGTCGACTTCGTCGAGGGGACGTACGTGCAGGGGGTCGTCCCGGGCTACGACTACCGCGACCCGGTCGCGGAGCTTCGGGGGCGGGCGCGGAAGCGCGGCGAGCGAGCCGCCGAGGGCGGCGACCGCGACGGGACACCGCTGTAG